In Crocosphaera sp. UHCC 0190, a genomic segment contains:
- a CDS encoding SIMPL domain-containing protein yields the protein MNHLNFLGQSSAICLGIYSIFSIPFITPVMAQEQILRTLTVTGEGIERISTTLTEISLGVEISGKTATEVQENVAQRTSAVVSFLKSRQVEHLETTGIGLQPNYQYDNNQRRLVGYIGTNTVSFRLKTEAVGGLLDEAVKAGATRIDNVSFTATETAISQAQKKALQSATLDAQQQAKAVLDTLNFQSQEIINIAINGANVPKPQLIQAAETFKTTANAPPITPVIGGEQTVRASVTLQIRY from the coding sequence ATGAATCACCTGAATTTTCTAGGTCAGAGTTCTGCAATTTGTTTAGGAATTTACAGCATTTTTAGTATCCCCTTTATTACCCCAGTCATGGCACAAGAACAAATATTACGAACCTTAACTGTCACGGGAGAAGGTATTGAAAGAATTTCAACTACCCTCACTGAAATTAGCTTAGGGGTAGAAATTTCAGGAAAAACGGCGACGGAGGTACAGGAAAATGTGGCGCAACGGACATCGGCAGTCGTTAGCTTCTTAAAATCTCGTCAAGTAGAACATTTAGAAACCACAGGAATTGGCCTTCAACCTAACTATCAATATGATAATAATCAAAGACGTTTAGTAGGTTATATTGGCACAAATACAGTAAGTTTTCGCCTCAAAACTGAAGCAGTCGGTGGTTTGTTAGATGAAGCGGTTAAAGCTGGAGCTACCCGAATAGATAATGTTAGTTTTACGGCAACAGAAACAGCTATTTCACAAGCACAAAAAAAAGCCTTACAGTCAGCAACCCTAGATGCACAACAACAGGCAAAAGCTGTATTAGATACGTTGAATTTTCAGTCTCAAGAAATTATTAATATTGCCATTAATGGCGCAAATGTTCCTAAACCTCAGTTAATTCAAGCAGCAGAAACCTTTAAAACAACAGCCAATGCTCCCCCAATCACCCCTGTTATTGGGGGAGAACAAACAGTGAGAGCCTCTGTTACTTTGCAAATTCGGTATTAA